The following coding sequences lie in one Phycicoccus duodecadis genomic window:
- a CDS encoding IS3 family transposase (programmed frameshift): MAAPKKYGDELRERATRMAVELRQDPATRSGAIGRVAGQLGMHPETLRNWVRQAEVDGGTRAGTTTSDAQRLAELERENRELRRANHILRTASGFLRGGARPPHHQVVAYIDAHRHDVVDEREVGVEPIIEVLRTADVEIAPSGYYASKTRPPSARSIRDAELVAEIRAAHAANLGVYGARKVHAVLNRQGVRVARCTVERLMRAQGLRGIAREKTRKTTTIAEGAETPRPEDLVKREFVATGPNQLWVADLTYVRTHAGWTYVAFVLDVFSRMIVGWQVSTSMRTDLALDALDMGLWARQRTSQDVTGLVHHSDRGVQYRAIRYTERLAEAEAVASVGSKGDSYDNAMAEALNSLFKAECIRNPAMRPKGGWKCVRDVEIAVAEYADWFNHRRLHGEIGLIPPAELEANYWASITPEHYPETPLPAGAGSN; the protein is encoded by the exons ATGGCAGCACCGAAGAAGTACGGCGACGAGCTGCGTGAGCGCGCGACTCGGATGGCGGTGGAGTTGAGGCAGGACCCGGCGACGAGGTCGGGCGCGATCGGGCGAGTGGCCGGCCAGCTCGGGATGCACCCCGAGACGTTGCGCAACTGGGTCCGGCAGGCTGAGGTCGACGGTGGCACCCGGGCGGGCACGACGACGAGCGACGCGCAGCGGTTGGCCGAGCTGGAGCGGGAGAACCGTGAGCTGCGGCGCGCGAACCACATCTTGAGGACGGCGTCGG GCTTTCTTCGCGGCGGAGCTCGACCGCCCCACCACCAGGTAGTGGCCTACATCGACGCCCATCGCCACGACGTGGTCGATGAGCGCGAGGTCGGGGTCGAGCCGATCATCGAGGTCCTGCGCACAGCGGACGTCGAGATCGCCCCGAGCGGCTACTACGCCTCCAAGACCCGCCCCCCGTCGGCGCGGAGCATCCGGGACGCTGAGCTGGTCGCCGAGATCAGGGCGGCCCACGCGGCGAACCTGGGGGTGTACGGCGCCCGGAAGGTCCACGCCGTGCTCAACCGGCAGGGCGTTCGGGTCGCCCGGTGCACCGTGGAGCGGCTGATGCGCGCCCAGGGGCTGCGTGGGATCGCGCGGGAGAAGACCCGCAAGACCACCACCATCGCGGAGGGCGCCGAAACGCCGCGTCCGGAGGACCTGGTGAAGCGGGAGTTCGTCGCGACCGGCCCGAACCAGCTGTGGGTGGCCGACCTGACCTACGTGCGCACCCACGCCGGCTGGACCTACGTCGCGTTCGTCCTGGACGTCTTCTCCCGGATGATCGTGGGCTGGCAGGTCTCGACCTCGATGCGCACCGACCTCGCCCTGGACGCCCTCGACATGGGCCTTTGGGCCCGGCAGCGGACCAGCCAGGACGTCACCGGCCTGGTCCATCACAGCGACCGCGGAGTCCAGTATCGAGCGATTCGCTACACCGAGCGGCTCGCCGAAGCCGAGGCCGTCGCATCCGTTGGCAGCAAGGGCGATTCGTACGACAACGCGATGGCCGAGGCTCTCAACTCGCTGTTCAAGGCCGAGTGCATCCGCAACCCGGCCATGCGCCCCAAGGGCGGCTGGAAGTGCGTGCGCGACGTCGAGATCGCCGTCGCCGAGTACGCCGACTGGTTCAACCACCGACGCCTCCACGGCGAGATCGGCCTCATCCCGCCAGCCGAGCTCGAGGCCAACTACTGGGCCAGCATCACGCCCGAGCACTACCCTGAAACACCCCTCCCAGCAGGGGCCGGTTCCAACTAA
- a CDS encoding tyrosine-type recombinase/integrase: MAAARGRRGFGRVRKLPSGRYQASFVAPDLRRLNAPTTFTTKADAEGWLALERQRVAGGDWQRPKPSRREPPTTFGSYASTWVSTRELKPKTREGYEHLLKRYLDPALGTRVMAEINTADVRAWWNQMDPSKPTGRARSYALLKAVLNTAVADELIAANPCRIRGASNTTRAREIRPASTAEIDLIAGAMPSHFRALVLLGAWCALRVGELLELRRRDVNLQDRTVRIERAVSQVHGRPVVGTPKSAAGTRTVSIPPHVVPFVTAHLDTYVGRERNSLLFPGADGVSNLQPSTLYRSWAAARAAAGRPDLRLHDLRHTGATMAARAGATLAELQQRLGHSSVNAALRYQHAAQGRDRQIADALSEMAARATE, translated from the coding sequence ATGGCCGCGGCTAGGGGCCGACGCGGCTTTGGCCGGGTCAGAAAACTGCCCTCCGGTAGGTACCAGGCGAGCTTCGTCGCACCTGACCTTCGACGTCTCAACGCCCCGACGACATTCACGACCAAGGCGGACGCCGAGGGGTGGCTGGCCCTTGAGCGTCAGCGCGTTGCGGGCGGTGACTGGCAGCGACCGAAGCCGTCGAGAAGAGAACCACCCACGACCTTTGGCAGCTACGCGTCGACCTGGGTGTCCACGCGGGAGCTCAAACCGAAGACTCGGGAAGGCTATGAACACCTGCTGAAGCGCTACCTCGACCCGGCCCTCGGGACCAGGGTCATGGCCGAGATCAATACTGCCGACGTGCGGGCCTGGTGGAACCAGATGGACCCCAGCAAGCCGACAGGGCGTGCGCGCTCCTATGCCCTACTGAAAGCCGTTCTGAACACCGCGGTCGCAGACGAGCTCATCGCTGCCAACCCGTGCCGGATCCGCGGTGCCTCCAACACAACGCGTGCGCGTGAGATCCGTCCGGCGTCGACGGCTGAGATTGACCTCATAGCCGGCGCGATGCCTAGCCACTTTCGCGCGCTCGTACTCCTCGGCGCATGGTGCGCCCTGCGGGTCGGCGAGCTTCTCGAGCTGCGTCGTCGCGACGTCAACCTGCAGGACCGAACCGTACGGATTGAGCGAGCGGTGTCGCAGGTTCATGGCCGGCCCGTCGTCGGAACTCCGAAGTCCGCCGCCGGAACCCGCACGGTGTCAATCCCCCCGCACGTTGTGCCTTTCGTGACGGCTCATCTCGACACCTACGTTGGGCGCGAAAGGAACTCGTTGCTGTTCCCCGGCGCCGACGGAGTGTCGAACCTTCAGCCCTCAACGCTCTACCGTTCTTGGGCTGCCGCACGGGCCGCTGCGGGGCGGCCTGACTTACGCCTTCACGACCTGCGGCACACCGGAGCGACGATGGCCGCAAGGGCCGGAGCCACACTTGCGGAGTTGCAGCAGCGACTGGGGCACAGCAGTGTGAACGCCGCGCTGCGGTATCAGCACGCTGCGCAGGGAAGGGACCGTCAGATTGCGGATGCCTTGTCGGAGATGGCTGCTCGCGCGACGGAGTGA
- a CDS encoding potassium transporter Kup, whose protein sequence is MHAEPPAETDADAATPPAPDAATPPVPGTPVHRAGLPTLVLGAIGVVFGDIGTSPLYAMKTVFAIDDGVVRPTADDVYGVISLIVWSLTLVVSVKYVLFILRADNDGEGGVLALAHLARQGLRPGGRRWRLAMLLGVLGASLFYGDSLITPAISVLSAIEGLEVSTPAVAHLVVPVGAAVITALFVVQRFGTEVVGRAFGPVMVLWFAVLAALGIGPVLRDPAVLLGLSPHYAVLFVLRHPLVAFVAMGAVVLVITGAEALYADMGHFGTRAIRVAWFALAFPALTLNYLGQAAEILRDPGTSASPFFLLAPGWAQVPLVVLATLATVIASQAVISGAFSMSRQGERLGFIPRLTIRQTSQSEGGQIYAPAVNWLLFAGVIVLLVAFRSSERLATAYGLAVTGTFLITTTLFLFLARTRWAWSTRRMVAFAVPIYLLEAVFFAANLTKVATGGWLPLLVAGTVCTLMLTWSTGRDLVTERRRKLEGPIGPFIDWLHTDPVSRVEGTAVFLHPDNRTTPLAFRENARFNHVIHENVWIVSTTSENHPHVPDEERVVVDHLGDPYDAIAHLTLRFGFQDDVDVPAGLRLAAAQGHDIDVDGATYFVSRITLHSSDRPGMSRWRKRVFLGLARNAASPVEYFRLPIDRVVVMGAQVRF, encoded by the coding sequence GTGCACGCTGAGCCTCCCGCCGAGACCGACGCCGACGCCGCCACTCCCCCGGCGCCCGACGCCGCCACGCCGCCGGTCCCCGGGACCCCCGTCCACCGGGCCGGCCTGCCCACCCTCGTCCTGGGCGCGATCGGCGTCGTCTTCGGCGACATCGGCACCAGCCCCCTCTACGCGATGAAGACGGTCTTCGCGATCGACGACGGCGTCGTGCGCCCCACCGCCGACGACGTCTACGGCGTCATCTCCCTCATCGTCTGGAGCCTGACCCTCGTCGTCTCGGTCAAGTACGTGCTGTTCATCCTGCGGGCCGACAACGACGGCGAGGGCGGCGTCCTGGCCCTGGCGCACCTGGCCCGGCAGGGGCTGCGCCCGGGGGGGCGGCGCTGGCGGCTGGCGATGCTCCTCGGCGTCCTCGGAGCCTCGCTGTTCTACGGGGACAGCCTGATCACCCCGGCCATCTCGGTGCTCTCGGCCATCGAGGGCCTCGAGGTCAGCACGCCCGCCGTCGCCCACCTCGTCGTCCCGGTCGGGGCCGCCGTCATCACGGCCCTGTTCGTGGTGCAGCGCTTCGGGACCGAGGTCGTCGGTCGCGCCTTCGGGCCCGTGATGGTGCTGTGGTTCGCCGTGCTGGCCGCCCTCGGCATCGGCCCGGTGCTGCGCGACCCGGCCGTGCTGCTGGGCCTCTCACCGCACTACGCCGTGCTCTTCGTGCTCCGGCACCCGCTCGTCGCGTTCGTGGCGATGGGGGCGGTCGTCCTGGTCATCACCGGCGCCGAGGCCCTCTACGCCGACATGGGGCACTTCGGCACGCGCGCCATCCGGGTCGCCTGGTTCGCCCTGGCCTTCCCGGCCCTCACGCTCAACTACCTCGGCCAGGCCGCCGAGATCCTGCGCGACCCGGGCACGTCCGCGAGCCCGTTCTTCCTCCTCGCGCCGGGCTGGGCCCAGGTCCCGCTGGTCGTCCTGGCCACGCTGGCCACCGTCATCGCCTCGCAGGCCGTCATCTCGGGGGCCTTCTCGATGTCGCGCCAGGGCGAGCGGCTCGGCTTCATCCCTCGCCTGACCATCCGGCAGACCTCGCAGAGCGAGGGCGGCCAGATCTACGCGCCGGCGGTGAACTGGCTGCTGTTCGCGGGCGTGATCGTGCTGCTCGTGGCGTTCCGCTCGTCCGAGCGCCTGGCCACCGCCTACGGGCTGGCCGTCACCGGCACCTTCCTCATCACCACGACCCTGTTCCTCTTCCTGGCCCGCACCCGGTGGGCCTGGTCGACCCGTCGGATGGTGGCCTTCGCGGTGCCGATCTACCTGCTCGAGGCCGTGTTCTTCGCGGCGAACCTCACCAAGGTCGCGACCGGCGGCTGGTTGCCGTTGCTCGTCGCCGGCACGGTCTGCACCCTGATGCTCACCTGGTCGACCGGGCGCGACCTCGTCACCGAGCGTCGTCGCAAGCTCGAAGGGCCCATCGGCCCGTTCATCGACTGGCTGCACACCGACCCCGTGTCGCGGGTCGAGGGCACGGCGGTCTTCCTGCACCCGGACAACCGCACGACGCCGCTGGCGTTCCGCGAGAACGCGCGCTTCAACCACGTCATCCACGAGAACGTCTGGATCGTCTCGACCACCTCCGAGAACCACCCGCACGTGCCCGACGAGGAGCGCGTGGTCGTCGACCACCTCGGCGACCCCTATGACGCCATCGCGCACCTCACGCTGCGCTTCGGCTTCCAGGACGACGTCGACGTACCCGCCGGCCTGCGCCTGGCCGCCGCGCAGGGCCACGACATCGACGTCGACGGCGCCACCTACTTCGTCTCGCGGATCACCCTGCACTCGAGCGACCGGCCGGGGATGAGCCGCTGGCGCAAGCGGGTCTTCCTCGGCCTGGCCCGCAATGCCGCATCCCCGGTCGAGTACTTCCGCCTCCCCATCGACCGCGTGGTCGTGATGGGCGCCCAGGTCCGGTTCTGA
- a CDS encoding RHS repeat-associated core domain-containing protein, with amino-acid sequence MGVGLVLAVVVGVGVVPVSEPALAAPTSRAGVAADQPVLPGVVDVRKRPAQREMPQHKVKPVSWPSRGRGRVALPVTIGARANLPGTVVSVGRAKGKGRSLLGSGSGAGVVGAAFMGEPTAGEVTVSVEGNDIAEAVGGHGVAFEVTPADPSAPVAAVGVSVDISGFAQAFGGGFASRLVVAKVQDCAWDAAVAGSPVPDGCVGVEPVATTYDPTSGMVSAEVSTGAEAGSAGTAPPSGVVASVRTGGWAAPAFLGARLPTATSGGGAAYTLASTSSGPEGNYSATSLSIASTWSVGQQTGDFNYSYPLPAVASVGGDAPSFGLGYSSASVDGMTTGDNAQVGEFGLGWSLGNAFVERQYKSCATDGGSTPDLCWPDAGESLRLSLGGQSARLVRDPAATPVNSGALVYRLQDDPGWKVEKLSGGTVNNGDNDRERFAVYTPDGTTYWFGQNAASDATWTVPVFGEASGEPCHQSTFATSWCQQGWRWNLDIVVDRNGNYTRYYYGAETNHYRLNGASDELYVRGGYLSYVDYSMASPSSQPQARVQFIYRLRCTAEADGSLSTADRGCPAVTTAAATQYPDTPADLYCFSSCAEKAPTFFSLVLIREARALRWNGSAFAIVDSTAFAYTFPTTNDGTSPMLWLYRIQRTGTQGTVNASTPMVSFTGVALDNRVDWSSTVPKLKKYRVDDIVDELGGETLVTYGHGGGGACPSPTPTSGWDSNTAECFPRYWTPESGPAGFGIFHKYVATQVVRPNPYAGFRSAKQTFTYSYIGDAAWHHDDDPIAPNSTQSWGDWRGYRTVQVRELSDPTWTGGPATNLSLSTNTYYLGMHLDEKVGGVKSVSFTDSSGTTLTDWAYAEGLLREEVSTFVSAAGSNGGEASGVIHGYAAARVVQAGSSADTTRDAYRMYEAATDARQSIIDGGGAVSTRTLYTRVVQDQYGRETQRETSGRLLPTSGTFAQCAKSTYTQDFPTLVANRTEYPASVSQYWDACATANAPLRRRTETYYDGSSTLGAAVGAGNVTMTKRSLTGSSQSTTQAAYDTYGRVTSATDARNNVTSTVYNPTLGIPSSVTVTNAANQSSVTTLEPERMLPKTVTDANQNTTTTSYDGLGRLAAVWLPGQATTGPASTTFAYTLDADRNLPPRVATSQLQPNSTYLTSYAYFDQHGQPRQTQSPTVANGVAAVLLVNTERNDRAQVMTTTTPFVRSGTIGGGMFGVDPTSVNLTRTKYDSLGRPTSSSYEAAGALKWSTTTAYFGDRTRTTPPAGGVVHTDTNDLLGRVTTREEGTGGVVIQTENTYDLSGRLTQIKDPANHVSTYQYDLADRLTSSTDPDAGTTTNTYDDNNNLTQSVRGAVTLSTAYDALNRPTSIWNGPVSTGTKLTETSYDTATGGKGYPAVVTTYQGGAAYTTAVAAYSNRGAPTGMTWTFPALGGKTTPTTISTSQTYEPTTGRPVTTALPALGTLAAETLTTGYDALGAPNSLTTSLGGITTLVQTTLNPNRTLASRILGTGTNAVTRSYGWDAATERLATVSTSVATTGGATAAQNDTYLWNPAGNLTSVTDTLPATDVRTCHDYDGYNRLTHSWTTTATTCDTSDTSTAAGPAGYNTSWTYTTDGNINSVRRGTTTSQYTYDTAHPHAAATANGSTYVYNPRGEMTSRGPSGSATALTWDALSHLASVTPNAGASTSFVHASNGARLTRTTPDGTVTLYAGGDELDIRDGATTAARRTYGLAGTTVAVRTQAGLTWQVNDRQGSVDLQINAATGAVGRAYTDPFGEPRAGSATLATDKGWLGKTRDATTGLTELGARYYDTALARFLSTDPLNDQSTSQTGNPYTYSSNNPVNYADPTGLSQDAGTGEYGKTSVKKVNGVPTTGLPASTPSTNQKPPKPPAPKPAPSPADEFSDGLSAGAKAPVQDIAKIISDPSGFGSNLADALSRNPWGTIGEIAKSLLASANFTDDLFEIAQALRASNYYLAGTLVGEMLVNGAIDAAMAVISLGVGTAVVAGIRGGVRAAVASMRTLSRVARTAPEANATVRDLLKVAPGNGKEATKAASAASRTDQELLDSVFTPRDGEHMATYPDGRTLAQGNHRRYELLNRAVDPSSEIQWDTPIFIRGWGTR; translated from the coding sequence GTGGGCGTTGGACTGGTCTTGGCAGTGGTGGTTGGGGTCGGGGTGGTGCCAGTTTCTGAACCTGCCTTGGCCGCTCCCACCTCGCGCGCGGGGGTAGCTGCCGACCAGCCGGTGCTCCCGGGAGTGGTGGACGTGCGTAAGCGGCCGGCGCAGCGGGAGATGCCGCAGCACAAGGTCAAGCCGGTCTCGTGGCCCAGCCGTGGTCGTGGGCGGGTGGCGCTGCCGGTCACGATTGGCGCTCGCGCGAATTTGCCGGGCACTGTTGTTTCAGTCGGACGGGCCAAGGGCAAGGGCCGATCGCTGCTGGGCTCCGGTTCAGGTGCTGGCGTTGTCGGCGCGGCCTTCATGGGAGAGCCGACTGCCGGTGAGGTGACGGTGTCCGTCGAGGGCAACGACATCGCGGAGGCCGTCGGCGGACACGGGGTGGCGTTTGAGGTGACCCCAGCTGACCCGTCGGCGCCGGTGGCCGCCGTTGGGGTATCGGTTGACATCTCTGGCTTCGCTCAGGCGTTTGGCGGCGGTTTCGCGTCCCGCCTTGTCGTTGCAAAGGTGCAGGACTGCGCGTGGGACGCCGCCGTGGCGGGTAGCCCCGTTCCCGACGGATGCGTTGGCGTAGAGCCCGTGGCGACCACCTATGACCCCACCTCGGGGATGGTCTCGGCGGAAGTGTCGACTGGGGCAGAGGCGGGCTCCGCGGGGACGGCACCGCCGTCGGGTGTGGTGGCTTCCGTGAGGACGGGGGGCTGGGCCGCTCCGGCGTTCCTGGGGGCTCGTCTGCCCACTGCGACTTCAGGTGGGGGTGCGGCGTACACCTTGGCCTCGACGAGCTCAGGGCCGGAGGGGAATTACTCGGCGACGTCGTTGTCGATCGCGAGCACGTGGTCGGTGGGTCAGCAGACGGGGGACTTTAACTATTCCTACCCTTTGCCGGCCGTCGCCTCGGTCGGGGGCGATGCTCCGTCGTTTGGGTTGGGTTATTCGTCTGCGTCGGTGGACGGGATGACCACGGGTGACAACGCGCAGGTCGGCGAGTTCGGGTTGGGTTGGTCGTTGGGGAACGCGTTCGTGGAGCGGCAGTACAAGAGCTGCGCGACGGACGGTGGTTCCACTCCAGACCTGTGCTGGCCGGACGCCGGCGAGTCTCTGCGGCTCTCACTGGGTGGGCAGTCGGCTCGGCTGGTGCGTGACCCAGCAGCGACGCCGGTCAACTCTGGGGCCCTGGTGTACCGGTTGCAGGACGACCCGGGCTGGAAGGTCGAGAAGCTGTCCGGGGGGACGGTCAATAACGGGGATAACGACCGCGAGCGGTTCGCCGTCTACACACCGGACGGGACCACGTACTGGTTCGGGCAGAACGCGGCGTCGGATGCCACGTGGACGGTGCCGGTCTTCGGTGAGGCATCCGGCGAGCCATGTCACCAGTCCACGTTCGCGACGTCCTGGTGCCAGCAGGGGTGGAGGTGGAACTTGGATATCGTGGTGGACCGCAACGGCAACTACACGCGGTACTACTACGGCGCCGAGACCAACCACTACCGCCTGAACGGCGCTAGTGACGAGCTCTATGTCCGGGGCGGGTACCTCTCCTATGTGGACTACTCGATGGCCTCGCCGTCGTCGCAGCCGCAGGCCCGCGTGCAGTTCATCTACCGGCTGCGCTGCACCGCGGAGGCCGACGGCAGCCTGTCCACGGCGGACCGCGGGTGCCCAGCGGTCACCACCGCCGCCGCTACCCAGTACCCGGACACCCCTGCCGACCTTTACTGTTTCTCGTCCTGCGCGGAGAAGGCACCGACGTTCTTCTCTCTGGTGCTCATCCGAGAGGCCCGAGCGTTGCGCTGGAACGGCAGCGCCTTCGCCATCGTCGACAGCACCGCGTTCGCCTACACGTTCCCAACGACGAACGACGGCACATCGCCGATGCTGTGGCTGTATCGAATTCAGCGCACGGGCACCCAAGGGACGGTTAACGCCTCAACACCAATGGTGTCGTTCACCGGGGTGGCGCTGGATAACCGGGTGGACTGGAGCTCGACTGTTCCGAAGCTGAAGAAGTACCGGGTCGACGACATCGTCGACGAGTTAGGAGGCGAAACCCTCGTCACCTACGGGCACGGCGGTGGCGGAGCGTGCCCGTCACCGACCCCGACCAGCGGGTGGGACAGCAACACCGCCGAGTGCTTCCCCCGCTACTGGACCCCGGAGTCCGGGCCGGCAGGGTTCGGGATCTTCCACAAGTACGTGGCCACACAGGTCGTTCGCCCCAACCCGTACGCAGGCTTCCGCTCCGCCAAGCAGACCTTCACGTACAGCTACATCGGGGACGCCGCATGGCACCATGACGACGACCCGATCGCGCCGAACTCGACCCAGTCTTGGGGAGACTGGCGGGGGTATCGCACCGTGCAGGTCCGCGAATTGTCGGACCCAACCTGGACAGGTGGCCCGGCGACCAACCTGTCACTCAGCACGAACACGTACTACTTGGGCATGCACCTGGACGAGAAGGTCGGCGGTGTCAAGAGCGTCTCCTTCACCGACTCAAGCGGGACGACCCTTACGGATTGGGCATATGCAGAAGGGCTGCTACGCGAGGAGGTCAGCACCTTCGTCAGCGCGGCAGGAAGCAACGGGGGTGAAGCGTCTGGCGTCATCCACGGGTACGCCGCAGCGCGCGTCGTACAAGCAGGCTCGAGCGCCGACACCACGCGCGATGCCTACCGCATGTATGAGGCAGCCACCGATGCGCGTCAGAGCATCATTGACGGCGGCGGCGCGGTCTCCACCCGGACGTTGTACACGCGCGTCGTGCAGGACCAGTACGGGCGGGAGACCCAGCGCGAGACCAGCGGACGGTTGCTCCCCACCAGTGGGACCTTCGCCCAGTGCGCGAAGTCCACCTATACCCAGGACTTCCCGACCCTGGTGGCCAATCGGACCGAGTACCCGGCGTCGGTGAGTCAGTACTGGGATGCCTGCGCCACCGCCAACGCGCCCCTGCGAAGGCGCACCGAGACCTACTACGACGGGTCCAGCACCCTCGGGGCTGCCGTTGGTGCCGGCAACGTCACCATGACAAAGCGCAGCCTCACCGGGTCATCCCAGTCCACGACCCAGGCCGCCTACGACACCTACGGCCGGGTGACCAGCGCCACCGACGCCCGCAACAACGTCACAAGCACCGTCTACAACCCGACCCTCGGCATCCCGAGCTCGGTGACGGTCACTAACGCAGCGAATCAGAGCAGCGTTACGACCCTCGAACCGGAACGCATGCTGCCCAAGACGGTCACGGACGCGAACCAGAACACGACCACCACGAGCTACGACGGCCTCGGCCGGCTGGCCGCGGTCTGGCTCCCCGGCCAGGCCACCACCGGGCCCGCCAGCACCACCTTCGCCTACACCCTGGACGCCGACCGGAACCTCCCGCCGCGCGTCGCGACCTCTCAGCTGCAGCCGAACTCGACCTACCTGACCTCCTACGCCTACTTCGACCAGCACGGACAACCCCGTCAGACCCAGAGCCCGACTGTCGCTAACGGCGTGGCCGCCGTGCTCCTGGTCAACACCGAACGCAACGACCGCGCCCAGGTCATGACCACCACGACCCCCTTCGTTCGGTCCGGAACGATCGGTGGCGGAATGTTCGGAGTCGACCCGACCAGCGTCAATCTCACACGAACCAAGTACGACTCCCTGGGCCGGCCCACCAGCAGCAGCTATGAGGCTGCGGGCGCACTCAAGTGGTCGACCACGACCGCGTACTTCGGCGACCGGACACGCACAACCCCGCCCGCCGGCGGCGTCGTGCACACCGACACGAACGACCTCCTCGGGCGTGTGACCACCCGGGAAGAGGGCACTGGTGGCGTCGTCATCCAAACCGAAAATACCTACGACCTCTCTGGCCGCCTCACCCAGATCAAAGACCCGGCAAACCACGTCAGCACGTACCAGTACGACCTTGCCGACCGGCTGACGTCGAGCACCGACCCCGACGCCGGCACGACCACCAACACGTATGACGACAACAACAATCTGACCCAAAGCGTTCGCGGCGCCGTGACCCTCTCGACGGCCTACGACGCCCTCAACCGTCCCACCAGCATATGGAACGGCCCCGTGAGCACCGGCACCAAGCTCACCGAAACCTCTTACGACACCGCCACAGGCGGCAAGGGCTACCCCGCCGTCGTCACCACCTACCAGGGAGGAGCCGCCTACACCACTGCGGTCGCCGCCTACAGCAACCGCGGCGCGCCCACCGGCATGACGTGGACCTTCCCGGCACTCGGCGGCAAGACCACCCCCACCACCATCAGCACCAGTCAGACCTACGAGCCAACCACCGGACGACCCGTAACGACAGCCCTGCCAGCGCTGGGCACCCTCGCCGCCGAGACGCTGACAACCGGCTACGACGCGCTCGGTGCGCCCAACAGTCTCACCACGTCCCTCGGCGGGATCACCACCCTCGTCCAAACGACGCTCAACCCCAACCGCACCCTCGCCAGTCGCATCCTCGGCACCGGCACCAACGCGGTGACTCGCAGCTACGGATGGGATGCAGCCACCGAGCGTCTGGCCACGGTTTCCACCAGCGTCGCGACCACCGGCGGCGCCACGGCGGCGCAGAACGACACCTACCTATGGAACCCCGCCGGGAACCTCACTAGCGTCACCGACACCCTCCCCGCCACAGACGTACGAACGTGCCACGACTACGACGGCTACAACCGGCTAACCCACTCCTGGACAACCACAGCCACCACCTGCGACACCAGCGACACCTCTACCGCCGCCGGACCCGCCGGGTACAACACCTCATGGACCTACACCACCGACGGCAACATCAACTCTGTCCGCCGGGGCACGACGACTAGCCAGTACACCTATGACACCGCCCACCCGCATGCCGCCGCCACCGCGAACGGCTCAACCTACGTTTACAACCCCCGGGGCGAGATGACCTCGCGCGGCCCGAGCGGCAGCGCAACCGCCCTAACGTGGGACGCCCTCTCCCACTTGGCGAGTGTCACTCCGAACGCCGGTGCATCTACGTCATTTGTCCACGCTTCCAACGGCGCCCGCCTCACGCGCACCACCCCCGACGGCACCGTCACCCTCTACGCCGGAGGCGACGAACTCGACATCAGGGACGGCGCCACCACGGCGGCTCGCCGCACGTATGGCCTGGCGGGCACCACCGTCGCCGTTCGCACACAAGCCGGCCTCACGTGGCAGGTCAATGACCGGCAAGGCAGCGTCGACCTCCAGATCAACGCCGCCACTGGAGCTGTTGGGCGCGCCTACACCGACCCCTTCGGTGAGCCACGCGCCGGCAGCGCGACCCTCGCCACGGACAAGGGCTGGCTTGGCAAGACCCGCGACGCAACGACCGGCCTGACCGAACTCGGGGCCCGCTACTACGACACGGCCCTCGCTCGCTTCCTCAGCACGGATCCCCTGAACGATCAGTCCACAAGTCAAACTGGCAATCCGTATACCTACTCGAGCAACAACCCCGTCAACTACGCTGACCCGACCGGCCTGTCGCAAGACGCAGGCACCGGTGAATACGGAAAAACGTCGGTGAAGAAGGTTAACGGGGTACCTACAACTGGCCTTCCGGCTTCCACGCCGAGCACCAACCAGAAGCCGCCGAAACCCCCAGCGCCGAAACCCGCACCGTCCCCAGCGGACGAGTTCTCGGACGGGTTGAGCGCCGGAGCAAAGGCCCCGGTACAGGACATTGCCAAAATTATTTCCGACCCTAGCGGTTTTGGCAGTAATCTTGCTGATGCATTGTCACGTAATCCATGGGGTACTATCGGTGAAATTGCTAAATCGCTGCTGGCCTCGGCAAACTTTACGGACGACCTCTTTGAGATCGCTCAGGCACTTCGCGCAAGCAACTACTATTTGGCGGGCACTCTCGTTGGGGAGATGCTCGTTAATGGAGCGATTGATGCGGCTATGGCTGTTATTTCGCTGGGTGTTGGAACTGCCGTCGTTGCTGGAATCCGTGGTGGCGTTAGGGCAGCTGTTGCAAGCATGCGAACACTCAGTCGCGTCGCAAGGACGGCGCCTGAGGCCAACGCCACCGTGAGGGACTTGCTCAAGGTCGCACCGGGCAATGGAAAGGAAGCGACCAAGGCTGCATCAGCCGCGAGCCGGACCGACCAGGAGCTGCTCGACTCCGTCTTCACGCCGAGGGATGGCGAGCACATGGCTACCTACCCTGACGGCAGGACCCTGGCGCAGGGGAACCATCGTCGCTACGAACTTTTGAATCGAGCCGTCGATCCAAGCTCAGAGATCCAGTGGGACACGCCAATCTTTATCCGTGGTTGGGGAACGCGATGA